AGAAGGATCAATGGAGACAGAATTGTAGGTTAAGTGAAAACATTGGAAACGATAAACCTTTCTATGTTTGTGAACTGCACTTTGAAGAAATGCATTTTACAAGTTCAAAGGAATTGAAACCTGATGCTGTTCCAACTATTTTCAACAAAACAGAGGGTGGGTGCAGTTTGCAATATATAGGTAGTATTAACATAGATAGTAGTTTTCTGTAAAATTACTCTGTATATCTATAGATTACCAAAGAAAACGTAAAGCTGAAGATGTGTTCGAAGCCGAATCACCTAAAACTCCTCTGTTAAAGCAAAAGAAAGTAGACAATGATTCACGTAGTTTAGTGACTCCTCCGCAAAGTCCTGGTGTgcagttaataaaaaatgtaaagcaTTGTTATTTCctttatattttgtacatgtaaatcaaaaatttataaagcaatcataaaattataggTTGAAGAAATGAATGGAGAAAATAAGTTGGACATATCttctaattatgaaatattaaatgactGTGCCCACTCAAAATCTGAATTATATCAAGATGTTAAGCTGGGAAACAAAGTATATCGTTTAACTATACAGATAGATAAAATATATGGTAAACCTTGTCCAAAATCAAAGAAACTCATGGCATTGGCACAAATAATGAAGAAAAGCCCgcttcttgaaaatttaatcaatATAGACCAAAGAGATCAGTCTTCAGAAAAAGTTAACGGGAAAGCAATTTGTGCAAAGGGTGGTTGCAAGCTAAAAAAGTCCGTTTACGACTCGAAACCAGCTTTTCAGTGCGAACACTGCGATAAATActatgtaataaaaaagaacGCTAATCAAGAAGAAAAGAACGTCTGCTACATATGCCACAAAGCATTTCCATCTTTGCAATCTTTATTCTTTCATACTAAAACTCATTATGTATGTGATATATGTCAGACTGAATGCAATTCACAAGTGACATACGATAAACATGTGAGACTGCATGTGAGCACAGATCCATTGTATCCATATAAATGTCATCAGTGTACagaaacatttgaaattaaggATGATATAAAACAGCACTGTATAATTGTTCACCCTACAATAAAATTGCAGAACACAGTTCTGCAAGTAACTACACCACCTTTAGCTCAACAAGTGCTTCAACCACAGGATTACCGTTGCGTCACTTGTAATATCACATTTAGAAATGAACAAGCCTATAGGTAATTTTTATTACCATAAAAACCTATCGCAGAAAAACCCGAGAAATtgtaatacttaaatatttttacaggaACCATATAAATTCTCACAAAAGTAAAGAAGGTTTACGATGCAGTATTGGAGATAGCCCGAATAACATATTCCCAGTGCCTAGCCCTTTAACTGGTAGTCAAATAGGTATTCTTCGTGCTGTAAAATTTAGCTGTAGAGTGTGTTCTATGGAATTCGACAACGTGGGCGAAGTAGACAAACACACGAGGACTCACTTAGAAAAAGACGCCGACGAGGATCACAAGTGcaatatttgtacaaaaacatttaaaacaatTGCTCAACTCAATGAACACTTAAAATATCATTTGGCTCGCGCACATTCTTGCCCAGTATGTTCCAAAGCTTTTATTAATAGAACAACTTTGAACATACATTTAAAAACGCACGAAACATAGATATAACAATCTATTTACTAAAAGTTAGATTAAGTAGAAACTGTGTATCATCTACTTATTTGTTTTTCGATACGTATTATTTCAATCGGTAAGGTTCCTGAAAGTAGAAACTTTTGTATAATAGATATTAAGATTATcacttttattgatatttatagcCAATAATGAAAGCATTATGTATGATTACATAGACTATTAAACTTTTGAACACTACTGCTCGTGTTCTATTTTATGCAATAAAATTTAGATACTAGAAACTTGAATTCTAATTTTATCCCTTTCTAATTTCAACCTCTTCCAATCCAACGATCGACGCTTGcaatttattactattatttaaacaattaattacaataattcaatTCACTTGAATAATGGATTTAA
The nucleotide sequence above comes from Megachile rotundata isolate GNS110a chromosome 13, iyMegRotu1, whole genome shotgun sequence. Encoded proteins:
- the LOC100876601 gene encoding uncharacterized protein LOC100876601, with the protein product MLTCEAPDCLSNENTKIDGKEILLFPCPEDVAQKDQWRQNCRLSENIGNDKPFYVCELHFEEMHFTSSKELKPDAVPTIFNKTEDYQRKRKAEDVFEAESPKTPLLKQKKVDNDSRSLVTPPQSPGVQLIKNVEEMNGENKLDISSNYEILNDCAHSKSELYQDVKLGNKVYRLTIQIDKIYGKPCPKSKKLMALAQIMKKSPLLENLINIDQRDQSSEKVNGKAICAKGGCKLKKSVYDSKPAFQCEHCDKYYVIKKNANQEEKNVCYICHKAFPSLQSLFFHTKTHYVCDICQTECNSQVTYDKHVRLHVSTDPLYPYKCHQCTETFEIKDDIKQHCIIVHPTIKLQNTVLQVTTPPLAQQVLQPQDYRCVTCNITFRNEQAYRNHINSHKSKEGLRCSIGDSPNNIFPVPSPLTGSQIGILRAVKFSCRVCSMEFDNVGEVDKHTRTHLEKDADEDHKCNICTKTFKTIAQLNEHLKYHLARAHSCPVCSKAFINRTTLNIHLKTHET